In Macadamia integrifolia cultivar HAES 741 chromosome 12, SCU_Mint_v3, whole genome shotgun sequence, the following are encoded in one genomic region:
- the LOC122058114 gene encoding protein TRIGALACTOSYLDIACYLGLYCEROL 2, chloroplastic-like: protein MVGSPWVQVSTGPNVLRTPQFVFQGESSRNFLPYRPLKKLVHVRASSADTGQSFPAQSSSSSERKNPLAVIMDVPGTIWRQTLRPLSDFGFGKRSIWEGGVGLFVVSGAVLFALSWVWLRGFYLRSRLRKYQAVFEFTQACGISMGTPVRIRGVTVGNVIRINPSLKSIEAVVEVEDDKVIIPQNSLIEVNQSGLLMETLIDITPRDPLPTPSVGPLDPECVKEGLIVCDRQKIKGRQGVSVDALVGIFTRLGREMEEIGVSKTYEMVERVASVIQEAKPLLKKIEAMAEDVHPLLAEVSDSGLLKEVESLTRTLTEAAEDLRRVHSSIMTPENTELIQQSIYTLIFTLKNIESISSDISGFTGDEATRRNLKLLIKSLSRLL, encoded by the exons ATGGTTGGGAGTCCATGGGTTCAGGTCTCTACTGGCCCCAATGTATTGCGCACTCCACAGTTCGTCTTCCAGGGTGAGTCGTCGCGCAATTTCTTGCCGTATAGACCGTTGAAGAAACTCGTTCATGTCCGGGCGAGCTCAGCCGACACTGGTCAGAGTTTCCCGGcgcagtcttcttcttcttcagaaagGAAGAACCCACTTGCGGTTATTATGGATGTTCCCGGGACTATCTGGAGGCAAACTTTGCGTCCTCTTAGCGATTTTGGGTTTGGTAAAAGGAGCATTTGGGAGGGAGGTGTCGGTCTCTTTGTGGTTTCTGGGGCTGTTCTCTTCGCTCTTAGTTGGGTTTGGCTAAGGGGTTTCTATTTGAGATCTCGATTGAGGAAGTATCAGGCGGTGTTTGAATTTACTCAGGCTTGTGGCATTTCCATGGGAACGCCGGTCAGGATCAGAGGGGTGACCGTTGGCAATGTCATTCGTATTAATCCCTCCTTGAAGAGCATTGAAGCAGTCGTCGAG GTGGAAGATGATAAAGTAATCATACCTCAGAATTCATTGATTGAGGTGAATCAATCTGGTCTTCTTATGGAGACCCTGATTGATATTACACCTCGGGATCCACTTCCAACACCTTCAGTGGGACCTCTTGATCCTGAATGTGTTAAAGAAGGTCTAATTGTATGTGACAGGCAAAAGATAAAGGGACGCCAAGGAGTAAGTGTGGATGCATTGGTTGGCATATTCACCCGCCTCGGACGTGAAATGGAAGAAATCGGTGTTTCCAAAACTTATGAAATGGTTGAACGAGTTGCATCTGTTATTCAAGAGGCTAAACCTCTCCTCAAAAAG ATAGAAGCCATGGCTGAAGATGTTCATCCTTTGCTTGCTGAGGTTTCTGATAGTGGTCTTTTGAAGGAAGTAGAGAGTTTAACCAGAACCCTGACAGAAGCAGCGGAAGATTTGAG AAGGGTGCACTCATCCATTATGACTCCTGAGAACACTGAGCTGATTCAACAGTCCATTTACACCCTCATATTTACTTTGAAGAACATTGAG AGTATTAGCTCTGACATTTCGGGCTTCACGGGTGACGAAGCTACGAGGCGCAACTTGAAATTGCTCATCAAGTCCCTTAGTCGGTTATTATGA
- the LOC122056948 gene encoding CAX-interacting protein 4-like: protein MPATAGRVRMPANNRVHSSAALQTHGIWQSAIGYDPYAPNKDESKQSSHQKSNSEPEAENAYASFQGLLALARITGSNADEARGACKKCGRVGHLTFQCRNFLSVNEDAKDMGPDAVQASVASGLDKLKSNRGKMENKADAESSEASSEVEDETESSDSDVDSEIERIIATRYKKKGDSKLRSSTKGGSKLRSSSKKKEASQGNGSDSEDKRKRGRSRKRRSHKRRNDDSDDEDKSDRKRKKDKKRGNDSSDTEDERHDHHRKSRKEKRRRRSHRHCDDSSESEESDRRRKRKSRGARSLSNSDFSDSDDFRVGRGTKRSQKRNKD, encoded by the coding sequence ATGCCGGCCACAGCAGGCAGGGTTCGCATGCCCGCGAACAATCGGGTACACAGTAGTGCAGCCCTCCAAACCCATGGAATCTGGCAGAGTGCCATTGGGTATGATCCTTATGCTCCCAACAAGGATGAATCAAAGCAGTCATCCCATCAGAAGTCAAATTCTGAACCCGAGGCTGAGAATGCATATGCTAGCTTTCAAGGTCTTCTTGCCCTGGCACGTATAACTGGTTCCAATGCTGATGAAGCTCGTGGGGCCTGCAAGAAGTGTGGCCGTGTTGGCCACCTCACATTTCAATGTAGAAACTTTCTTAGTGTAAATGAAGATGCAAAAGACATGGGTCCTGATGCTGTTCAGGCTTCTGTAGCATCAGGACTGGATAAATTGAAGTCAAACAGAGGAAAGATGGAGAACAAGGCTGATGCGGAGAGCTCTGAAGCAAGCTCAGAGGTGGAGGATGAGACTGAAAGTTCTGATTCTGATGTTGATTCAGAGATCGAGAGGATAATTGCTACGCGGTATAAGAAAAAGGGTGACAGCAAGCTGAGATCATCGACTAAGGGTGGCAGTAAGTTGAGATCATCGAGTAAGAAGAAAGAGGCTTCACAGGGAAATGGGTCAGATTCTGAagataagagaaagagaggtagATCGAGAAAAAGGAGGAGCCACAAGAGGAGGAATGACGATTCAGATGATGAAGATAAAAGTGAtcggaaaaggaagaaggacaAGAAGAGGGGAAATGACTCGTCAGATACGGAGGATGAACGTCATGATCATCATAGAAAGAGcagaaaggagaagaggaggaggaggagtcaTCGTCATTGTGATGATTCATCTGAGTCTGAAGAGTCTGACAGAAGACGTAAGAGAAAGAGCAGGGGGGCAAGGTCACTTTCCAATTCTGATTTCAGTGACTCGGACGATTTTCGGGTTGGTAGGGGCACAAAGCGGTCTCAGAAGAGGAACAAGGACTAG